Proteins co-encoded in one Alphaproteobacteria bacterium genomic window:
- the nagZ gene encoding beta-N-acetylhexosaminidase — protein sequence MPTLAARGFITAFKARAFPPRTRSGFAQILKPRKAGVWLSNPDRPRPIIFGCASTKLSAGERSFFADINPLGFILFQRNCQSRDQIKQLTAEMRETVGRPDAPILIDQEGGRVSRLKPPVWPKYPAAGVFGDIWKNDPELATEAMKIHATLMGHELAKMGVTVDCAPLLDLTFPVTHDAIGDRAFSDKIDAVTALGRAFTAGLLEVGVLPVIKHMPGHGRATVDPHLALPVVDATEAELEETDIKPFIALRDMPIGMTCHVLFKGIDPAKPTSMSEKVIKFIREKIRFEGLLFSDDLDMHALKGRLEDRARDALQAGTDVLLYCQGGMPGMIEIGRSLPRMTDIAWARWEHASKRLLRKPGFVDEHGLASRLDMILGGTALAI from the coding sequence GTGCCGACCTTGGCAGCAAGGGGGTTTATTACCGCATTCAAAGCCCGGGCATTTCCACCAAGGACGCGGAGCGGATTTGCACAGATATTAAAGCCCAGAAAGGCGGGTGTTTGGTTGTCAAACCCTGACCGCCCCCGCCCGATTATATTCGGTTGCGCCAGCACGAAGCTTTCGGCGGGCGAACGCAGCTTCTTTGCAGATATCAACCCGCTCGGGTTCATTCTGTTTCAGCGTAATTGTCAGAGCCGCGATCAGATCAAACAACTGACGGCGGAAATGCGCGAAACCGTAGGGCGGCCCGATGCGCCTATTCTTATCGATCAGGAAGGCGGGCGGGTATCACGGCTCAAGCCGCCCGTATGGCCCAAATATCCGGCTGCGGGCGTGTTCGGGGACATATGGAAGAACGACCCCGAACTGGCTACCGAGGCGATGAAAATCCATGCCACGCTTATGGGCCATGAGCTTGCGAAAATGGGTGTGACGGTCGATTGCGCCCCTTTGCTTGATCTAACATTCCCCGTTACTCATGACGCGATTGGCGACCGGGCGTTTTCTGACAAGATTGATGCCGTCACCGCGCTCGGACGCGCTTTCACCGCCGGGTTGCTTGAGGTCGGCGTGTTGCCGGTTATCAAACACATGCCCGGGCATGGCCGCGCCACCGTCGATCCGCATCTGGCGCTTCCGGTTGTGGATGCGACAGAGGCCGAGCTGGAAGAGACAGACATCAAACCCTTTATTGCGCTGCGCGATATGCCGATTGGCATGACATGTCATGTTTTGTTCAAAGGCATTGACCCCGCAAAACCAACATCCATGTCTGAAAAGGTTATCAAGTTCATACGCGAAAAGATCAGGTTTGAAGGCTTGCTATTTTCCGATGACCTGGACATGCATGCGCTTAAAGGGCGGTTGGAAGACCGGGCACGTGACGCGCTGCAGGCGGGTACGGATGTGCTGCTTTACTGTCAGGGCGGCATGCCGGGCATGATCGAGATAGGGCGCAGTTTGCCGCGCATGACGGATATCGCCTGGGCCCGATGGGAGCATGCTTCCAAGCGGCTGCTGAGGAAGCCGGGCTTCGTGGATGAGCATGGCCTTGCCAGCAGGCTGGACATGATTTTAGGCGGCACGGCACTGGCTATTTAA
- a CDS encoding segregation/condensation protein A, producing MEQAVKRDETGYEAIEADGCDLVVNLDGFEGPIDLLLNLARDQKVDLAKISILALAEQYLLYINEARKLRLEIAADYLVVAAWLAFLKSRLLLPEAKADEPPATDMAEALRFQLLRLEAMQKAAQDLQGLPQLGRDVFMRGVPDEIEIIEKPVYYLRVTDLLHALTQPLRRKKSPSYQLPLDKLLSLEDALQRLRNMVGYAPQWMQLADFIPDMLQDPLAARSAIASTFAASLEMVKLGEIQIRQDGTFAPIYVRRAENSATSTVAE from the coding sequence ATGGAACAAGCAGTAAAGCGGGATGAAACGGGATATGAAGCTATCGAAGCCGATGGCTGCGACCTTGTTGTCAATCTGGACGGATTCGAAGGGCCTATCGACCTGCTGCTTAATCTTGCGCGCGACCAGAAGGTCGATCTTGCCAAGATATCGATCCTCGCGCTGGCGGAACAATATCTTCTTTATATCAACGAGGCGCGGAAGCTGCGGCTTGAAATCGCGGCCGATTATCTTGTGGTTGCGGCGTGGCTGGCGTTCCTGAAATCGAGGCTGCTTCTGCCGGAAGCCAAGGCAGACGAGCCGCCGGCGACGGATATGGCCGAGGCGCTGCGCTTCCAGCTTCTGCGGCTCGAAGCCATGCAGAAGGCAGCGCAGGATCTGCAAGGCTTGCCGCAGCTCGGGCGCGATGTTTTTATGCGCGGCGTTCCGGACGAGATCGAGATTATCGAAAAGCCGGTTTACTATTTGCGCGTGACCGATCTGTTGCATGCGCTGACGCAACCGCTGCGCCGCAAAAAATCACCTTCCTATCAGTTGCCGCTCGACAAGCTGCTTTCTCTGGAAGACGCGTTGCAGCGGCTTCGCAACATGGTCGGCTATGCGCCGCAATGGATGCAGCTTGCCGATTTCATCCCGGATATGCTTCAAGACCCGCTGGCGGCGCGTTCCGCCATTGCTTCGACCTTCGCGGCTTCGCTTGAAATGGTGAAGCTTGGAGAAATTCAAATAAGGCAAGACGGCACCTTCGCCCCCATTTATGTGCGCCGCGCCGAAAATTCAGCAACCTCAACCGTAGCAGAGTAA
- a CDS encoding SMC-Scp complex subunit ScpB, whose protein sequence is MTDQQQEQQNLRTLEALLFASPEPLSASMIQERLGDEADIAGLVAELQESYSDRGVNLVETDGAWSFRTAPDLAGVMQITTERRRKLPRVAAETLAIVAYHQPITRAEIESIRGVSVASETLELLLGLGWVRPGRRRETPGRPFTWVTTQDFLSHFNLAALTDLPGIDDLRAAGLLDARPVLEAMPANKEDNTLGEDAATWNEEEDRTFDRDETMAAAS, encoded by the coding sequence ATGACCGATCAGCAGCAGGAACAACAGAATCTCCGTACCCTTGAAGCGCTTCTGTTCGCTTCGCCCGAACCGCTGTCCGCTTCCATGATACAGGAACGGCTGGGCGATGAGGCGGATATCGCAGGGCTGGTTGCGGAACTGCAGGAATCCTACAGCGACCGCGGCGTCAACCTGGTGGAAACCGATGGCGCCTGGAGTTTCCGCACCGCGCCCGACCTTGCGGGCGTTATGCAGATCACAACGGAACGCCGCCGCAAGCTGCCGCGCGTCGCCGCCGAAACGCTGGCGATCGTTGCCTACCATCAGCCCATTACGCGCGCGGAAATTGAATCGATCCGGGGTGTTTCCGTGGCGTCCGAAACCCTTGAACTGCTTTTGGGCCTTGGTTGGGTACGCCCCGGCCGCCGCCGTGAAACCCCGGGCCGCCCGTTTACATGGGTTACGACGCAGGATTTCCTGAGCCACTTCAACCTTGCCGCACTGACCGATTTGCCCGGCATTGACGATTTGCGTGCCGCCGGCCTGCTTGATGCGCGCCCGGTTCTTGAGGCGATGCCCGCGAACAAGGAAGATAACACGCTTGGCGAAGACGCCGCCACGTGGAACGAGGAAGAAGATCGTACATTTGATCGTGACGAGACCATGGCCGCGGCTTCATAG
- the serB gene encoding phosphoserine phosphatase SerB, translated as MAVVTLIAPPGETALTQEWVAHLSAALQAKGCALSATDWLAPDEAVDCTVQGAEADILLVVEAVAAGMRIDAVLHDGKNRRKTFLLADMESTIIEQEMLDEMAEVVDARPQVADITRRAMNGELDFIAAVKERVLLFKGQPESLLADMAKRMTYTPGARALTATMARNGAKCWLVSGGFRVFTRIVAAALGFEREFGNEFVVTGGALTGGVREPILDKDAKLATLQLAASELGVDPAKTIAVGDGANDLPMLLGAGEAGGFGVAFHAKPSVNASVRHRIRHCDLTALLYLQGYRKAEFVA; from the coding sequence ATGGCCGTCGTTACGCTGATCGCCCCGCCGGGCGAAACCGCCCTGACACAAGAATGGGTCGCGCATCTTTCAGCGGCATTACAAGCAAAAGGGTGCGCCCTAAGCGCCACCGATTGGCTTGCGCCCGATGAAGCCGTGGATTGCACGGTGCAAGGCGCGGAAGCCGATATCCTGCTGGTTGTCGAAGCCGTTGCTGCGGGTATGAGAATCGACGCGGTTTTGCATGACGGAAAAAATCGCCGCAAGACATTCCTGTTGGCTGATATGGAATCGACCATTATCGAGCAGGAAATGCTGGATGAAATGGCCGAGGTTGTAGATGCGCGGCCGCAGGTGGCGGATATCACGCGCCGTGCCATGAATGGCGAGCTTGATTTTATTGCTGCCGTGAAAGAACGCGTGCTTTTGTTCAAGGGGCAGCCGGAAAGTTTGCTGGCGGACATGGCAAAGCGTATGACCTATACGCCGGGCGCTAGGGCGCTTACGGCTACCATGGCGCGGAATGGCGCAAAATGCTGGCTGGTTTCTGGCGGCTTTCGTGTTTTTACCCGTATCGTTGCCGCCGCGCTGGGGTTTGAGCGCGAATTTGGCAATGAATTTGTTGTTACGGGTGGTGCGCTGACCGGCGGCGTGCGGGAACCGATCCTTGATAAGGACGCCAAGCTTGCGACGCTGCAGCTTGCCGCGAGCGAGCTAGGAGTTGATCCGGCCAAAACCATTGCCGTAGGGGATGGCGCGAATGATTTGCCCATGCTTTTGGGGGCAGGGGAGGCCGGGGGCTTCGGGGTCGCTTTTCATGCCAAGCCGAGCGTAAACGCGTCCGTGCGCCATCGCATCCGGCATTGCGATCTTACGGCGCTGCTATACCTGCAAGGTTACAGGAAAGCTGAATTTGTGGCTTAG
- a CDS encoding Do family serine endopeptidase, which produces MLRRSVLSFLCLVFFLSASPAHAAAPHASYADLAEKLLPAVVNISTTSKRGFDNAEETMPDMPQFPPGSPFEDFFRDFMERHQGMTPQQRKVTSLGSGFIIDPDGLIVTNNHVIQDADEITVILHDDTNLKAEVVGRDKKTDLALLKVKPKKKLQAVQWGDSDKMRVGDPVLAIGNPFGLGGTVTAGIISARARDINSGPYDDYLQTDASINRGNSGGPMFNLDGEVIGINTAIFSPTGGSVGIGFAIPAALAKGIVTQLKDHGYTKRGWLGVKIQTVTDDIASSLGLDKARGALVSEVTPGGPAEKAGLKSGDVITGFDGKDVDEMRRLPRMVAETPVDKKVDIDLWRDGKKRTLGLKLGELKPSDDEDDEDKPTSDAKENTPKADKIDDLGVSVIPLSSDMRKRYSIKTETKGMLVTDVKLNGPADDRGLQSGDIIAEINQKAVTSSDEVKKQVAAAKKDKKPVLMLVERKGDMRFVAVPLRDDKKDKD; this is translated from the coding sequence ATGTTGCGCCGTAGCGTTCTTTCTTTTCTCTGCCTTGTTTTCTTTCTGTCCGCTTCGCCAGCGCATGCGGCGGCGCCCCATGCCAGCTATGCCGACCTCGCCGAAAAGCTTTTGCCGGCGGTCGTGAATATTTCCACCACAAGCAAGCGCGGCTTCGATAACGCAGAAGAAACGATGCCGGATATGCCGCAATTCCCGCCCGGATCGCCGTTCGAGGATTTTTTCCGCGATTTCATGGAACGCCATCAAGGCATGACGCCGCAGCAGCGCAAGGTTACCTCGCTGGGCTCCGGCTTTATCATCGACCCCGATGGGCTGATCGTCACCAACAACCACGTTATTCAAGATGCCGACGAAATTACCGTTATCCTGCATGACGACACCAACCTGAAAGCCGAGGTTGTGGGTCGCGATAAGAAAACCGACCTTGCCTTGCTTAAAGTCAAGCCGAAGAAAAAATTACAGGCCGTGCAATGGGGCGATAGCGACAAAATGCGCGTGGGCGACCCTGTGCTTGCGATCGGCAATCCGTTCGGTCTTGGCGGTACGGTCACCGCCGGCATTATTTCCGCGCGCGCGCGCGATATCAATTCAGGCCCCTATGACGATTATTTGCAAACCGATGCATCAATCAACCGCGGCAATTCTGGCGGGCCTATGTTCAATCTCGATGGCGAGGTTATCGGCATCAATACGGCTATTTTCTCGCCCACCGGCGGATCGGTCGGGATTGGTTTTGCCATCCCTGCCGCGCTCGCCAAGGGCATTGTCACGCAGCTGAAAGACCACGGCTACACCAAGCGCGGTTGGCTTGGCGTCAAGATACAAACCGTGACGGACGATATTGCCAGCAGCCTCGGCCTAGATAAGGCCCGCGGCGCGCTCGTGTCCGAAGTTACCCCCGGCGGTCCAGCCGAAAAAGCGGGCTTGAAGTCCGGCGATGTCATCACCGGTTTTGACGGCAAAGACGTTGATGAAATGCGCCGCCTTCCCCGCATGGTCGCCGAAACGCCCGTGGACAAAAAAGTTGATATTGATCTGTGGCGCGATGGCAAGAAGCGTACGCTTGGCCTGAAACTGGGCGAGCTCAAACCCAGCGACGACGAAGACGATGAAGATAAGCCAACAAGCGACGCCAAGGAAAACACGCCCAAGGCCGACAAAATCGACGATCTTGGCGTTAGCGTCATTCCGCTTTCAAGCGACATGCGCAAGCGCTATTCGATCAAGACAGAAACCAAGGGCATGCTGGTTACGGACGTAAAGCTTAACGGGCCGGCGGATGACCGGGGCTTGCAATCGGGTGACATCATTGCCGAAATCAACCAGAAGGCCGTTACGTCTTCTGACGAGGTCAAAAAGCAGGTCGCCGCCGCCAAGAAGGACAAAAAGCCCGTCCTGATGCTGGTCGAGCGCAAGGGCGACATGCGCTTCGTCGCTGTTCCGCTTAGGGACGATAAGAAAGACAAGGACTAG
- a CDS encoding protease modulator HflC, translated as MHQLKITILIILVTVVMIVTTSTLYVVDPAQQAIVFQFREKKRVVKDPGLYAKLPFIQDVMYFDKRILPLEPTGQVIILDEQKLLDVDGFARWHITDPFVFFQTLRDERIAVDRLNGLLNSSIRNVLGTVKVSDLLSDKRIEIMERIRDEMNASAVRFGVEVIDVRIRRTDLPRETVQNVFNRMQSERQREAAALRAEGAKIANETQAKADAEVTGILSQAQSEAQKIRGEGDKEALKTLAEATSRDPQFFAFYRSLEAYKVALPPDNTTYVLSPDSEFFKNFSNGGR; from the coding sequence ATGCACCAGCTCAAAATCACTATCCTGATAATCCTGGTTACCGTTGTCATGATCGTGACGACCAGCACGCTTTACGTTGTCGATCCCGCGCAACAGGCCATCGTGTTCCAGTTCCGCGAAAAGAAACGCGTTGTGAAGGATCCGGGGCTTTATGCCAAATTGCCCTTCATCCAAGACGTTATGTACTTCGACAAGCGCATCCTGCCGCTTGAGCCCACAGGTCAGGTCATTATTCTTGATGAGCAAAAGCTGCTTGATGTCGATGGGTTCGCCCGCTGGCACATCACGGATCCATTTGTGTTCTTCCAGACCTTGCGCGACGAACGCATCGCCGTTGACCGGTTAAACGGGTTGCTGAACTCTTCGATTCGCAACGTGCTCGGCACCGTAAAGGTTTCCGATCTTTTGTCCGATAAGCGCATCGAGATTATGGAACGCATCCGCGATGAAATGAATGCATCAGCCGTGCGTTTTGGCGTCGAGGTCATTGACGTGCGCATTCGCCGCACTGATTTGCCGCGTGAAACGGTACAAAACGTCTTCAACCGCATGCAATCGGAGCGCCAGCGCGAAGCCGCCGCATTGCGCGCCGAAGGCGCCAAAATCGCCAATGAAACGCAGGCTAAGGCCGATGCCGAAGTAACCGGCATCCTTTCGCAGGCACAAAGCGAAGCACAGAAGATTCGTGGCGAAGGCGACAAGGAAGCGCTCAAGACCCTCGCTGAAGCTACCAGCCGCGATCCACAATTCTTCGCTTTCTACCGCTCGCTGGAGGCCTACAAAGTGGCTCTGCCGCCGGATAACACAACCTATGTGCTCTCCCCCGACAGCGAATTCTTCAAGAACTTCAGCAACGGCGGGCGATAG
- the hflK gene encoding FtsH protease activity modulator HflK, with product MSWNENKGGPWGSAGGNRPKNPWQNNNGSGNGGGNGQQPPPDIDAVWREIQQKMNQYFPGGQHRSRGIFVAVLVVAGLWLASGFYQVSAGQLGVVLRFGSPTRIEAPGLRYHLPMPIEQVILPDVTSARKTEIGFSADRRGNSDRDIPDESMMLTGDENIIDVNFEVIWQVDPVKVKDYLFNIRDPELMVKAAAESVMRDVIGTTNIQTALTGGRSLIEQRTIEYLQKLLSQYQAGILITQVNLRSARPPAEVADAFQDVTRARSDKETAINKAETYKSRVVPEAEGEAARKIQEAEAYKKQVVNIAKGNAERFLSVYESYKLSKDTTAKQMYMDAMESILQDAHKIVIDPKNGSGTTSYLPLNELIKPPATQKSSRN from the coding sequence ATGAGCTGGAATGAAAACAAGGGCGGTCCGTGGGGTTCGGCGGGCGGCAATAGGCCGAAAAACCCGTGGCAAAACAATAATGGCTCGGGCAACGGTGGCGGCAATGGACAGCAGCCTCCGCCAGATATCGATGCCGTGTGGCGCGAAATCCAACAAAAGATGAACCAGTATTTTCCAGGCGGCCAGCATCGCAGCCGCGGTATTTTTGTTGCCGTCCTTGTTGTGGCCGGGCTGTGGCTCGCCAGCGGTTTTTATCAGGTTTCAGCCGGTCAGCTCGGCGTCGTGCTCCGTTTCGGCAGCCCGACGCGCATCGAAGCGCCGGGCCTGCGTTACCATTTACCTATGCCAATCGAGCAAGTTATTTTGCCGGACGTTACATCGGCGCGGAAAACCGAAATCGGCTTCAGCGCCGACCGGCGCGGCAATTCTGACCGCGACATTCCCGATGAAAGCATGATGCTGACAGGCGATGAAAACATCATCGACGTTAACTTCGAAGTGATCTGGCAGGTCGATCCCGTCAAGGTAAAAGATTACCTGTTCAACATCCGGGACCCGGAATTGATGGTCAAGGCGGCGGCGGAAAGCGTCATGCGTGACGTTATCGGTACCACCAACATCCAGACCGCGCTTACCGGCGGCCGTTCGCTGATCGAACAAAGAACCATCGAATATCTGCAAAAGCTGCTTAGCCAGTACCAGGCGGGCATTCTGATCACACAGGTCAATCTGCGTAGCGCCCGCCCGCCCGCCGAAGTGGCCGATGCCTTTCAGGATGTGACCCGCGCGCGGTCGGACAAGGAAACAGCCATCAATAAGGCCGAGACCTATAAAAGCCGCGTCGTGCCGGAAGCCGAAGGCGAAGCGGCACGCAAGATCCAGGAAGCCGAAGCTTACAAGAAGCAGGTTGTGAATATCGCGAAGGGCAACGCTGAACGTTTTCTGAGCGTTTACGAGTCCTACAAGCTTTCAAAGGACACAACGGCCAAGCAAATGTACATGGATGCCATGGAAAGCATTTTGCAAGATGCGCATAAGATCGTGATCGACCCCAAGAACGGCAGCGGCACCACGTCTTACTTGCCACTGAACGAGCTGATCAAGCCCCCGGCCACACAAAAATCAAGCAGGAACTGA
- a CDS encoding P-loop NTPase: MARQMQDKIIQALRQVIDPIHRKDIVSLNMIAGLNTSAGEKGEHVSFSIEIDPARGAEMETLRQEAERVVAVLPGVAAVTAVLTAHRATQLKPLPGGRPRPPARMEIKGIKQIVAVASGKGGVGKSTTAVNLALAMAGTGKKVGLLDADIYGPSVPRMLGIEERPKLTPEKKIVPIERHGLTVMSIGFVTNESTPTIWRGPMVMGAIQQMLRDVMWGELDILVVDMPPGTGDAQLTLTQQVQLAGAVIVSTPQDIALIDARKGLNMFRRVDVPVLGIIENMSFFQCPHCGERSEIFAHGGAREEAAKMGCAFLGEIPIDLDIRKTSDDGLPLVVAQPESPQARTYGAIARAILAGLAEKGATDQREAALLSEARS; this comes from the coding sequence ATGGCACGGCAAATGCAGGATAAAATTATTCAGGCCCTTCGGCAGGTTATAGACCCTATCCACAGGAAAGATATCGTCAGCCTGAATATGATAGCAGGGCTCAATACCAGCGCGGGCGAAAAGGGCGAACATGTCAGCTTTTCGATCGAAATTGATCCTGCGCGTGGCGCGGAGATGGAAACCTTGCGGCAGGAAGCGGAGCGCGTCGTTGCCGTATTACCGGGTGTGGCGGCTGTGACCGCGGTACTCACGGCGCACCGTGCCACGCAGCTCAAGCCGCTGCCCGGTGGCCGTCCGCGCCCGCCCGCTCGCATGGAAATAAAGGGCATTAAGCAGATTGTGGCGGTCGCATCCGGGAAGGGCGGTGTCGGGAAATCCACGACGGCGGTCAACCTCGCGCTTGCTATGGCGGGCACAGGCAAAAAGGTTGGCTTGCTTGATGCCGATATCTACGGCCCTTCGGTTCCGCGTATGCTGGGCATTGAAGAACGACCGAAGCTCACGCCGGAAAAGAAAATCGTTCCGATCGAGCGGCACGGGCTTACCGTTATGTCGATCGGCTTTGTCACGAATGAAAGCACGCCCACCATCTGGCGCGGCCCCATGGTGATGGGCGCGATCCAGCAGATGTTACGTGATGTAATGTGGGGCGAGCTTGATATCCTTGTCGTCGATATGCCGCCGGGCACGGGGGACGCGCAATTGACGCTAACGCAGCAAGTGCAGCTTGCGGGCGCCGTCATTGTTTCAACGCCTCAAGATATCGCCCTTATAGATGCCCGCAAGGGGTTGAACATGTTTCGCCGTGTCGATGTGCCCGTGCTGGGCATCATAGAGAACATGAGCTTCTTTCAGTGCCCGCATTGCGGAGAGCGGAGCGAGATATTCGCACATGGCGGCGCGCGCGAAGAGGCGGCCAAGATGGGTTGTGCATTCCTTGGCGAAATTCCGATTGATCTGGATATACGCAAGACATCGGACGATGGGTTGCCGCTTGTTGTGGCACAGCCTGAAAGCCCGCAAGCGCGGACCTATGGCGCGATTGCACGTGCGATATTGGCTGGTTTGGCGGAGAAGGGCGCGACGGATCAGCGCGAGGCCGCCTTGCTGTCCGAAGCGCGGTCGTAG
- a CDS encoding DUF2312 domain-containing protein has translation MPEASGNVSADRLKSFIKRIEKLEEDKAAVATDIREVYAEAKGTGFDPKVMRQVIRLRKMEEQQRVEQQELLELYKSVLGMES, from the coding sequence ATGCCTGAAGCGTCAGGAAATGTTTCCGCTGACCGTTTGAAATCCTTCATCAAGCGCATTGAAAAGCTGGAAGAAGATAAAGCCGCCGTGGCGACGGATATCCGCGAAGTCTATGCGGAAGCCAAGGGAACCGGCTTTGATCCGAAGGTCATGCGGCAGGTGATCAGGCTGCGCAAAATGGAAGAGCAGCAGCGGGTTGAGCAGCAGGAGCTGCTTGAGCTTTACAAGTCCGTTCTCGGCATGGAAAGCTGA
- a CDS encoding YdcF family protein, whose amino-acid sequence MSGLYVFSKVFWLLFSPPSLLVILLAAGLVLGFCKPEGLRRFGRRLLGLSAAALVAISALPMGEWLLTPLENRFPVPDLPQKVYGIVVLGGTENEAVAFHRGQPSINYAGERLIQFTKLAREHPEAKLVFAGGTGRMKEGDLPVTESVVAKGLLQAMGMNRKVVYESTSKNTFQNAANAAKLLGDEIRQPWVLVTSAFHLSRAVGVFEQQGWNVIPYPAGYFTTGTYDTLIKFDVTRNLGQLHMAVHEWLGHIAYYLMGRMDSFFPGPVRE is encoded by the coding sequence ATGTCCGGCCTCTATGTTTTTAGCAAGGTTTTCTGGCTTTTGTTTTCCCCGCCCAGTTTGCTGGTCATTCTTTTGGCAGCGGGGCTTGTTCTGGGTTTTTGCAAGCCCGAGGGGCTAAGGCGGTTTGGACGCCGTTTGCTTGGCCTTAGCGCTGCCGCACTGGTCGCCATTTCGGCGTTGCCGATGGGCGAATGGCTGTTAACGCCGCTTGAAAACCGTTTTCCGGTGCCCGATTTACCGCAAAAGGTTTATGGTATTGTTGTGCTTGGCGGCACAGAAAACGAGGCTGTTGCCTTTCATCGCGGGCAACCGAGCATAAATTACGCCGGCGAACGCTTAATCCAGTTTACGAAGCTTGCCCGTGAACATCCTGAAGCAAAACTCGTTTTTGCCGGTGGGACCGGACGCATGAAAGAGGGCGATTTGCCCGTTACAGAATCGGTTGTGGCCAAGGGGCTTCTGCAGGCCATGGGTATGAACCGTAAAGTCGTTTACGAAAGCACTTCAAAAAACACCTTTCAGAACGCCGCCAACGCCGCGAAGCTGCTGGGGGATGAAATCAGGCAACCATGGGTGCTGGTCACAAGTGCGTTCCATCTTTCCCGCGCCGTTGGCGTGTTTGAACAGCAAGGCTGGAACGTCATACCCTACCCGGCGGGTTATTTCACGACCGGAACATATGACACGCTGATCAAATTCGATGTGACCCGTAACCTTGGCCAACTGCATATGGCGGTGCATGAATGGCTTGGCCACATTGCGTATTATCTGATGGGTAGAATGGACAGTTTCTTTCCGGGGCCGGTACGGGAATGA
- a CDS encoding lytic murein transglycosylase yields the protein MIKVFLFTLFVVAVSVPAQANTIPFDVWLGGVRQEAMQRGVSGATLDTALAGTELQYDVLRLDRKQPEGRITFEEYKKRNVTNTMIEQGRALYREHFALLQGIAQQYGVAAKYIVALWGVETRYGTYTGGFNVIDSLATLAYDGRRSGYFRGELMNALSILERGEIGAYEMEGSWAGAMGQCQFMPTTFLHYAVDYNRDGRRDIWSTLPDVFASMANYLRAEGWRDGITWGRAVRLTKPVAARHAGLDYAQSLRAWHGAGVRQSNGQPLPLEDIKASLVQPDGAGGASYLVYDNYRALMRWNRSTYFATTVGLLADEIAS from the coding sequence ATGATCAAAGTGTTTCTATTCACGCTGTTTGTCGTTGCGGTTTCTGTGCCTGCGCAGGCCAATACAATACCGTTCGATGTGTGGCTGGGCGGCGTGCGGCAGGAAGCGATGCAGCGCGGGGTTAGCGGTGCCACGCTAGATACGGCTTTGGCAGGCACCGAGCTTCAATACGATGTTTTGCGGCTTGATCGCAAGCAGCCGGAAGGGCGCATCACTTTTGAAGAATACAAAAAACGTAACGTCACGAACACGATGATCGAACAAGGGCGCGCGCTGTACCGCGAACATTTTGCGCTTTTGCAAGGTATTGCGCAGCAATATGGGGTTGCGGCCAAATATATTGTGGCGCTTTGGGGCGTTGAAACCCGCTATGGCACATATACAGGCGGCTTCAATGTTATCGATTCCCTTGCCACGCTTGCCTATGACGGGCGCCGGTCCGGCTATTTTCGTGGCGAGCTGATGAACGCGCTGTCGATCCTGGAGCGCGGCGAAATTGGCGCCTACGAGATGGAAGGTTCGTGGGCGGGCGCCATGGGACAATGCCAGTTTATGCCGACAACGTTTTTGCATTACGCGGTCGATTACAATCGCGACGGACGGCGGGATATTTGGTCCACACTGCCCGATGTGTTCGCATCCATGGCAAATTATCTGCGGGCCGAAGGCTGGCGTGATGGCATTACATGGGGGCGGGCTGTGCGGCTCACGAAGCCGGTGGCTGCGCGGCACGCGGGGCTTGATTACGCGCAATCGCTCAGAGCGTGGCACGGGGCGGGTGTGCGCCAAAGCAATGGCCAGCCGTTGCCGCTGGAAGACATAAAAGCTTCGCTAGTACAGCCGGATGGCGCCGGCGGTGCAAGTTATCTGGTATATGATAATTACCGCGCGCTCATGCGCTGGAACAGGTCCACATATTTTGCTACCACGGTTGGGCTTCTTGCTGATGAAATAGCGTCCTGA